A window from Malania oleifera isolate guangnan ecotype guangnan chromosome 7, ASM2987363v1, whole genome shotgun sequence encodes these proteins:
- the LOC131160825 gene encoding uncharacterized protein LOC131160825 produces MEPKDNNSGSEGTVSNETPSVPRALMRQLSRKAGRWWIVVSLLEKQRVGPSGMTWGHFKEVFFERYFSVSTRDTKADDFSGLIQGTLTVQRYASRYIELSRLAPYLVSNEYKKARRFERGLRKDIRRLVEMLQIREFSILVDKATIVETNLQGDERVQDQRKRFVSSSSYSGPQQG; encoded by the exons atggagcccaaggataacaataGCGGTTCTGAAGGAACTGTGAGTAATGAGACTCCTTCTGTGCCTCGTGCGTTAATGAGGCAG CTATCTAGAAAGGCCGGGCGTTGGTGGATtgtggtgagtctgcttgagaagcagagagttggTCCATCGGGTATGACATGgggccacttcaaggaggtattcttcgagagatacttttcggttTCCACTAGAGATACGAAGGCCGATGATTTCTCGGGCCTGATACAGGGGACTCTGACGGTGCAAAGGTACGCCTCCAGATATATTGAGTTATCTCGTTTGGCACCGTACTTAGTTTCGAATGAGTACAAGAAGGCTCgaaggtttgagaggggtctgaggaaagacatccgccgtcttgtggaGATGCTGCAGATTCGTGAGTTCTccattttggtggataaagccacaatAGTTGAGACCAACCTTCAGGGAGATGAAAGGGTGCAGGATCAGAGGAAGAGGTTTGTATCTTCTAGTTCTTATAGTGGTCCTCagcagggatag